ACTTCTAACTGATATTTCACTCCTGAAGTTTTAGCAATATCAATAATTCTATCAATGTATTTTCTTCTTGGAATAAATCTATCTCGAACCGATATCGCTACTCCATCTCCAAAACCAACACCATCTGTAACCCATGTAATATCAGATATCAACGCTTGGCTAACACCTTCTTCCCTATACAAATAATCAGCTAACATGCCGGCAGATCCTCCACCATGCTCTTCATAACAGGTAAATACAATCGCTCCGTCCTCAAGGTCCTCAGCAACTTTCAAAGCATTGTAAACACCCAGCCTATTATCAAGATAACAGCACTGGACGGCATCTTCAGTTTCGACAAATTCATTTTTGAAAACCAAGGATGTCCCCGTCTCAATTCCTCTGGCAAAATTATACCTTAATGTATCATCTTGAGTCAATTCCAAAACACACTCAATAGGCCCCCATCTATCTTCTCCAACCAATTTATATCCATCCTTGACATCTGGGCCTCCGATGGGAATTAACTGATCCAAATACCTTACCATAAATCCAATAGAATCCATATGAGCATAAATTGCAGTTCTTGGCTTTCCAAATTTCAATATGAAACCATCCTGAAAACCATTTTCTATGATTTCAGGCTGAACCTTCCAGTCTTTGCTATTTTCAGCAATATATTTCAACAAGTACTCCTTTATTCTATACTCCTCCCCCGAAGGAGCGTGTATGGCACAAAGTTCTTTTAACAATTTCATTTTCAAAACTATTTTATGTAGTTCCCTATTATCTATAAAGATATCAATATCGGTGTGATATAAAAATATTATACCGATTTACGATCAGTCAAAATTGATCGTTATCTTTGACTTAATTTCAATTAAAGACCAAACACTGTGAAAGAACTTTTTATACTTAATCAACAACCCTCGATTGCTGACCAATTTTTAGCGGAATTGAGAGATGTACGCGTGCAACATGACAGTATGCGCTTCAGAAACAACTTACGCAGACTTGGACACTTGATAGCTTACGAGATCTCCAAAGAATTGGACTATACAGAAAAGACTATCAATACTCCATTAGCCCAAGCCAATGTAAAAACCCTCGAAAATCAACCTATACTTATGACCATCTTAAGAGCTGGACTTCCTTATTATGAAGGCTTCCGAGATGTTTTCGATAAGTCATACAGCGGATTCATAGGTGCTTATAGAAGAGCCAATGAGGAAGCTCCGGACGGGTTCGACATCTACTTGGGCTACAGCGCTTTTC
The Aureibacter tunicatorum DNA segment above includes these coding regions:
- a CDS encoding M20/M25/M40 family metallo-hydrolase, translating into MKLLKELCAIHAPSGEEYRIKEYLLKYIAENSKDWKVQPEIIENGFQDGFILKFGKPRTAIYAHMDSIGFMVRYLDQLIPIGGPDVKDGYKLVGEDRWGPIECVLELTQDDTLRYNFARGIETGTSLVFKNEFVETEDAVQCCYLDNRLGVYNALKVAEDLEDGAIVFTCYEEHGGGSAGMLADYLYREEGVSQALISDITWVTDGVGFGDGVAISVRDRFIPRRKYIDRIIDIAKTSGVKYQLEVESSGGSDGSELQKSHLPIDWCFIGAPEVNVHSPEEKVAKSDIQSMIDIYKVLMKEL
- the upp gene encoding uracil phosphoribosyltransferase codes for the protein MKELFILNQQPSIADQFLAELRDVRVQHDSMRFRNNLRRLGHLIAYEISKELDYTEKTINTPLAQANVKTLENQPILMTILRAGLPYYEGFRDVFDKSYSGFIGAYRRANEEAPDGFDIYLGYSAFPDITDKEIIVVDPMLATGASLCKSLNKVLEFGTPKMIHISATLAAPEGVEYLKKELNAPFKLWLCALDEKLNEKAYIYPGLGDAGDLAFGEKL